A stretch of Sulfurimonas sp. DNA encodes these proteins:
- a CDS encoding ribonucleoside-diphosphate reductase subunit alpha, translated as MITIIKRNGRTEKLDITKIQKYTSAAVEGLSNVSQSELEVDAQIHFRDGITSREIQQTLIKTAVDKIDIDAPNWTFVASRLFLFNLYHEVNGFTGYSSLKSYFEKGEREGRLLLGLKESYNLDELEKHIKPERDMLFNYLGVKTLYDRYLIKDRNSNPIELPQHMFMAIAMFLAQREEKKEEWAVKFYNMISTFEVMLATPTLSNARTTRHQLSSCYIGSTPDNIEGIFDSYSEMAMLSKFGGGIGWDWTNVRSMGSYIDGHKNAAGGTIPFLKITNDIAVAVDQLGTRKGAIAVYMEPWHIDINDFLDLKKNSGEERRRAHDLFPALWLNDLFMQRVEEDGIWTLFDPYDAKELTTLYGEEFNKRYQELEANESIIKEKIKAKNLWKKILTSYFESGSPFLCFKDNANRANPNNHTGVIRSSNLCTEIFQNTNPNHYKVKFVFANGESVSYEEDEIIKVDSGLEKPAKKVTALDSLGGREIYVVEKEKVNGDTAVCNLASVNLSRINTKEDIDRIVPIAIRALDNVIDLNFYPLEKVKRTNMKTRAIGLGVMGEAQMLAQKGITWGSQEHFDKIDEVMEAVSFNAISSSSDIALEKGVYPEFEGSKWSKGVMPMDYANAEVKNLIDRGGLFASSYEWEALRAKVKKQGMRNGYLMAIAPTSSISILTGTTQAIEPVFKRKWFEENLSGLIPVVVPELSPETWAYYTPAYDLNQTVLIKAAAIRQKWIDQGQSLNIFITLDKASGKYLNEIYMLAWKLGLKSTYYLRSQSPEMAKDVEDRSMECAGCQ; from the coding sequence ATGATAACGATTATAAAAAGAAACGGCAGAACTGAAAAGCTGGATATTACTAAAATTCAAAAGTATACTTCTGCTGCTGTTGAGGGTCTAAGCAATGTTTCTCAAAGCGAGCTAGAAGTTGATGCACAAATTCACTTTCGCGACGGCATTACCTCAAGAGAGATTCAGCAGACACTTATCAAAACAGCAGTTGACAAGATAGACATTGATGCACCAAACTGGACATTTGTCGCTTCAAGACTCTTTTTGTTCAATCTTTACCATGAAGTAAACGGTTTTACAGGTTACTCCTCACTAAAAAGCTACTTTGAAAAAGGCGAGAGAGAGGGAAGACTTCTTTTAGGTTTAAAAGAGTCGTATAACCTTGATGAGCTTGAGAAGCATATAAAACCGGAACGGGATATGCTTTTTAACTACCTTGGCGTTAAAACACTTTATGACAGATACCTAATTAAAGATAGAAACTCTAATCCCATCGAACTGCCGCAACATATGTTTATGGCGATTGCTATGTTCTTGGCTCAAAGAGAAGAGAAAAAGGAAGAGTGGGCTGTCAAGTTTTATAACATGATTTCAACATTTGAAGTTATGTTAGCGACTCCGACTCTTAGCAACGCAAGAACAACAAGACATCAGCTCAGTTCATGCTACATCGGTTCAACTCCTGATAATATAGAGGGGATATTCGACTCCTACTCAGAGATGGCGATGCTCTCAAAATTCGGCGGAGGCATAGGCTGGGACTGGACAAATGTTCGTTCCATGGGCTCATACATCGACGGACATAAAAATGCAGCAGGCGGAACTATTCCGTTTTTAAAAATCACTAACGACATAGCAGTTGCGGTTGATCAGCTTGGTACGCGCAAAGGTGCCATAGCTGTTTATATGGAACCGTGGCACATTGATATAAACGACTTTTTGGATTTGAAGAAAAACTCAGGCGAAGAACGCCGTCGTGCGCATGACCTTTTTCCTGCGCTATGGTTAAACGACCTCTTTATGCAGAGAGTTGAAGAAGACGGTATCTGGACGCTTTTTGACCCTTATGATGCAAAAGAGCTGACAACTCTTTACGGTGAAGAATTCAACAAAAGATACCAAGAGCTTGAAGCAAACGAGAGCATCATCAAAGAGAAGATAAAAGCTAAAAATCTTTGGAAAAAGATACTTACATCCTACTTTGAGAGCGGCAGTCCGTTTTTATGTTTTAAAGACAATGCAAACCGTGCGAACCCTAACAACCATACAGGCGTTATAAGAAGTTCCAACCTTTGTACGGAGATTTTTCAAAACACAAACCCCAACCACTACAAAGTAAAATTTGTTTTTGCAAACGGCGAGAGTGTTAGTTACGAAGAAGATGAGATTATAAAAGTAGATAGCGGGCTGGAAAAACCTGCTAAAAAGGTAACAGCTCTTGACTCACTCGGCGGCAGAGAGATTTATGTGGTTGAAAAAGAGAAAGTAAACGGTGACACTGCCGTTTGTAACCTTGCTTCAGTAAACCTCTCCCGCATCAACACGAAAGAGGATATTGACAGAATCGTCCCAATCGCCATCCGTGCTTTGGACAATGTTATCGACCTAAATTTTTATCCGCTTGAAAAGGTAAAACGCACTAACATGAAAACCCGCGCGATAGGTCTTGGTGTTATGGGTGAAGCTCAGATGTTAGCTCAAAAAGGTATAACTTGGGGAAGCCAAGAACATTTTGACAAAATAGACGAAGTTATGGAAGCCGTTAGTTTTAATGCTATCTCTTCATCTTCCGACATAGCACTTGAAAAAGGTGTCTATCCTGAGTTTGAAGGTTCTAAATGGAGCAAAGGTGTTATGCCGATGGACTATGCCAATGCAGAAGTTAAAAATCTCATCGACCGTGGCGGACTTTTTGCTTCATCTTACGAGTGGGAAGCACTAAGAGCAAAAGTGAAAAAACAGGGAATGAGAAACGGTTATCTGATGGCAATCGCACCGACAAGCTCTATCTCAATACTGACCGGAACTACTCAAGCGATTGAGCCTGTATTTAAGCGAAAGTGGTTTGAAGAGAATCTCTCTGGGCTTATCCCCGTTGTCGTGCCGGAACTCTCACCTGAAACTTGGGCGTACTACACTCCTGCATATGATTTAAACCAAACGGTTCTCATCAAAGCAGCGGCAATTCGTCAAAAATGGATAGATCAAGGTCAAAGTCTAAATATCTTTATAACTCTTGATAAAGCAAGCGGAAAGTACCTAAACGAAATCTATATGTTAGCTTGGAAGTTAGGACTAAAATCTACCTACTATCTCCGCTCACAATCTCCCGAAATGGCAAAAGATGTAGAAGACAGAAGCATGGAGTGTGCAGGATGTCAATGA
- the rsmA gene encoding 16S rRNA (adenine(1518)-N(6)/adenine(1519)-N(6))-dimethyltransferase RsmA has translation MEKIVAKKKFGQNFLKDKTVLQKIVEAMPNNDNKIVEIGPGLGDLTKFLVDVKSVEAFEVDTDLCKLLQNKFEKEIATKQLHIHCGDVLTAWKSELIEEPYDLVANLPYYIATNIILKALADPKCKNILVMVQLEVAEKFCAHEGDKVFGSLSIITQSVGDAHIVVKVPPTAFEPQPKIDSAVFLIQKNSDRCDEDFEDMLRVAFTQPRKTLMKNLSAMYEKNLLQEAFEKLGLTQTIRPHQVSTGDYHQLYKLTRSLDGTRESGN, from the coding sequence ATGGAAAAAATTGTAGCAAAAAAGAAATTCGGACAGAATTTTTTAAAAGACAAAACTGTTTTACAAAAAATCGTCGAAGCGATGCCCAACAACGATAATAAAATCGTAGAGATTGGACCTGGCTTAGGTGATTTAACTAAATTTTTAGTAGATGTCAAAAGTGTAGAAGCTTTTGAGGTCGATACCGATTTGTGTAAACTGTTACAAAATAAGTTTGAAAAAGAGATCGCAACCAAGCAACTCCACATACATTGTGGGGATGTTCTTACTGCTTGGAAGAGTGAACTTATAGAAGAGCCGTATGATTTGGTGGCAAATTTGCCATACTATATCGCGACTAACATAATTCTAAAAGCCCTCGCAGATCCAAAATGCAAAAATATACTTGTAATGGTGCAACTTGAAGTTGCAGAGAAGTTTTGTGCTCATGAGGGTGATAAAGTGTTTGGATCTTTGAGTATCATAACTCAAAGTGTTGGAGATGCACATATTGTCGTAAAGGTTCCGCCAACAGCGTTTGAACCGCAGCCAAAAATAGACTCTGCAGTTTTTTTAATACAAAAAAATAGCGATAGATGTGATGAAGATTTTGAGGATATGCTAAGAGTTGCATTTACGCAGCCTCGAAAAACTCTGATGAAAAATCTATCGGCAATGTATGAAAAAAATCTTCTTCAAGAAGCTTTTGAGAAGCTTGGATTAACACAAACGATTCGTCCTCATCAAGTCTCAACCGGCGACTATCACCAACTCTATAAACTAACAAGGAGTTTGGATGGAACAAGAGAATCAGGAAATTAA
- the trxC gene encoding thioredoxin TrxC, whose amino-acid sequence MRVVCPHCKSVNNVPQRDSYAKADCGKCKSSLLDTKPVELTTVNFDEIIVNSDIPVIVDFWAPWCGPCRIMAPNFEKSAMKFPLKALFAKVNTENEQHLGARFGIRSIPTIIIFKNSKEVHRVSGALDEASLTKLVTQFI is encoded by the coding sequence ATGAGAGTGGTATGTCCGCATTGCAAAAGCGTCAATAATGTTCCGCAAAGAGACTCTTACGCAAAAGCCGACTGCGGAAAATGTAAAAGTTCGCTTTTAGATACAAAACCCGTCGAGTTAACAACTGTTAACTTTGACGAAATCATCGTAAACAGCGACATTCCCGTAATAGTAGATTTTTGGGCGCCGTGGTGCGGACCTTGTCGTATAATGGCTCCGAATTTTGAAAAAAGTGCGATGAAATTTCCGTTAAAAGCACTCTTTGCAAAAGTAAACACGGAGAATGAACAGCATCTAGGAGCAAGATTTGGGATACGAAGTATACCGACTATCATAATTTTTAAGAACAGCAAAGAGGTACATAGAGTTTCAGGTGCTTTGGATGAGGCAAGTTTAACCAAGCTTGTTACGCAATTTATATAG
- a CDS encoding purine-nucleoside phosphorylase produces the protein MIICAGNNETFDFATPMGVGLIETAVNLTRLCLFDKPEFLLFIGSAGSYGEHQIFDIIESKTASNIELGFLSGDAYTPLDNVISTNETNKKDVIVNSSNYISTNEELTKKFLKLGIGIENMEFFAVLKVAQEFDIPAGGVFCITNYTNKNAHEDFIKNHEEAKKLLSEHVKKRIKELTLK, from the coding sequence ATGATAATATGTGCCGGAAATAACGAAACATTTGACTTTGCAACTCCGATGGGGGTAGGGCTAATTGAAACTGCCGTAAATTTAACAAGACTTTGCCTATTTGACAAACCTGAGTTTTTACTTTTTATCGGAAGTGCAGGGAGCTACGGCGAACATCAAATATTTGATATAATCGAATCAAAAACTGCTTCAAATATTGAACTCGGTTTTTTATCGGGCGATGCTTACACTCCGCTTGATAATGTAATCTCAACTAACGAAACTAACAAAAAAGATGTTATAGTCAACTCTTCAAACTATATCTCTACAAACGAAGAACTAACAAAAAAGTTTTTAAAACTCGGTATCGGCATAGAAAATATGGAATTTTTTGCTGTTTTAAAAGTAGCACAAGAGTTTGATATTCCAGCAGGCGGAGTTTTTTGCATAACAAACTACACTAACAAAAATGCTCATGAAGATTTTATAAAAAATCACGAAGAGGCAAAAAAACTCTTGAGCGAACATGTAAAAAAAAGAATCAAGGAATTAACTTTAAAATGA
- the hisF gene encoding imidazole glycerol phosphate synthase subunit HisF: protein MNYFAKRIIPCLDVKDGRVVKGVNFVGLKDAGDPVEVAKRYNEEGADEITFLDITASSDNRDTIVDIVAQVAREVFIPLTVGGGIRKLDDIYKLLNVGCDKVSVNSAAIKRPELINEGAKRFGSQCIVTAIDVKKVGDKYHVYLNGGRVDTGLDAVEWAKEVVDRGSGEILLTSMDADGTKAGFDLNITEQISRVVNVPVIASGGAGTMEHIKEAFEHGADAALAASIFHYKEIDIMDLKRYLHANNIPVRL, encoded by the coding sequence TTGAACTACTTTGCAAAAAGAATTATCCCTTGTCTTGATGTTAAAGACGGGCGTGTTGTCAAAGGTGTTAACTTTGTCGGACTCAAAGATGCAGGCGACCCCGTAGAAGTTGCAAAAAGATACAACGAAGAGGGTGCGGATGAGATTACTTTTTTGGACATTACCGCATCAAGCGACAATCGTGACACTATCGTAGATATAGTCGCTCAAGTTGCACGCGAAGTTTTTATACCTTTAACGGTTGGCGGCGGCATACGAAAACTTGACGATATTTACAAACTTTTAAATGTCGGCTGCGATAAAGTAAGTGTAAATTCGGCAGCCATCAAAAGACCCGAACTTATCAACGAAGGTGCAAAAAGATTTGGCTCTCAATGCATAGTAACGGCGATTGATGTAAAAAAAGTCGGCGATAAATATCATGTATATCTCAACGGCGGGCGCGTAGACACAGGGTTGGATGCCGTAGAGTGGGCAAAAGAGGTAGTCGACCGCGGAAGCGGTGAGATACTTTTAACCTCTATGGATGCAGACGGAACAAAAGCCGGATTTGATTTAAATATTACGGAGCAAATTAGCCGTGTTGTAAATGTTCCGGTCATTGCAAGCGGCGGAGCAGGAACTATGGAACATATAAAAGAAGCATTTGAGCATGGTGCCGATGCTGCACTTGCGGCAAGTATCTTTCACTACAAAGAGATAGATATAATGGATCTCAAACGCTATCTGCACGCAAATAATATTCCGGTTCGTTTATGA
- a CDS encoding Do family serine endopeptidase: MRKLLLLCSLALTLVYAKDSVEFKYAPKNLERTYPTAQNQILSYNNVLENVRTSIVNISIKKEVNNQLSANPFFNDPFFKEFFKGYGDIPQDRIQQALGSGVVVSQDGYIVTNNHVVDGANKIIVNLAGDKKEYEAKLIGKDEKSDLAIIKIEAKNLNAVTFYDSDKVKVGDVVFALGNPFGVGETITQGIVSATGRSGVGIVEYEDFIQTDASINPGNSGGALINSAGHLIGINSAIISKSGGNVGIGFAIPSNMVTTVATSLIDSGKYTRAYLGVNISDISDDMSKFYNDNYGALITSVEDNSPAAKAGLKRGDLIIEVNGKKIGSASELKNTIGSYAPSKTVTVKFLRDKKADTKNITLATLDSKTVSGEYEYKGLKLTQVNPTHKQQLNITINGVIVINVDEKSEAYGAGVRKNDIIVQVEDNEIATLDDFKRATASKDKKRVFIYRKGYILAIVL, from the coding sequence ATGAGAAAATTGCTTTTATTATGCTCACTGGCACTGACACTTGTTTACGCAAAAGATAGCGTTGAGTTTAAATATGCTCCTAAGAACCTTGAGAGGACTTACCCCACTGCTCAAAATCAAATACTCTCTTACAACAATGTTTTAGAAAATGTAAGAACAAGTATCGTAAATATCTCTATAAAAAAAGAGGTAAACAACCAGTTAAGCGCAAATCCGTTTTTCAACGACCCGTTTTTTAAAGAATTTTTCAAAGGATACGGAGATATACCGCAAGATAGAATTCAACAAGCGTTAGGTTCAGGCGTGGTAGTTTCACAAGACGGCTACATAGTAACCAACAACCATGTCGTAGACGGCGCAAATAAAATTATAGTCAATCTGGCAGGAGATAAAAAAGAGTATGAGGCTAAACTAATCGGCAAAGACGAAAAGAGTGATTTGGCTATCATCAAAATAGAAGCAAAAAACCTAAATGCCGTAACATTTTACGACTCGGACAAGGTAAAAGTAGGCGATGTAGTTTTTGCGCTCGGCAATCCGTTTGGAGTGGGTGAAACTATTACTCAGGGAATCGTATCGGCAACGGGCAGAAGCGGTGTAGGAATCGTAGAGTATGAAGATTTTATACAAACGGATGCTTCCATAAATCCCGGAAACTCAGGCGGAGCGCTTATAAACTCTGCAGGACACTTAATAGGGATTAACTCGGCAATTATCTCAAAATCGGGCGGAAATGTCGGAATCGGTTTTGCAATCCCCTCAAATATGGTTACAACCGTAGCGACGAGCTTAATAGACAGCGGTAAATACACCCGTGCGTATCTAGGAGTAAATATCTCAGATATCAGCGACGATATGAGCAAATTTTATAACGATAACTACGGAGCTCTTATAACAAGCGTAGAGGATAACTCACCGGCTGCAAAAGCGGGACTTAAAAGAGGGGATTTAATTATTGAAGTAAACGGCAAAAAGATAGGAAGTGCAAGCGAACTTAAAAATACGATAGGTTCGTACGCTCCGTCTAAAACAGTAACCGTAAAATTTCTAAGAGATAAAAAAGCAGATACAAAAAATATAACATTGGCAACGCTTGATAGCAAAACCGTAAGCGGAGAATATGAGTACAAAGGCTTAAAATTAACTCAAGTCAACCCTACTCATAAACAGCAGCTAAATATCACCATTAACGGTGTGATAGTCATCAATGTCGATGAAAAAAGCGAAGCTTACGGTGCAGGCGTAAGAAAAAATGACATAATCGTACAGGTAGAAGATAATGAAATCGCTACCTTAGACGACTTTAAAAGAGCAACTGCGTCAAAAGATAAAAAAAGAGTCTTTATCTATAGAAAAGGCTATATATTAGCCATCGTACTTTAA
- the rlmN gene encoding 23S rRNA (adenine(2503)-C(2))-methyltransferase RlmN → MKPSLLDFTQKELLSQIKPSFRVKQIFGWLYHNYAQSFDEMKNIPKVLKDELAEKFIVTPLKIIKKEESSDGTIKYLFELQDGKTVEAVWLKMKEEITDEEGNITQESKYTICVSTQVGCKVGCAFCLTAKGGFTRDLTAGEIVAQVVNLKRDNNHKHNRMINIVYMGMGEPLDNLDNLAKAIEIFKDEEGLCISGKRQTVSTSGLSNKIDKLGELDLGVHIAISLHAVDDKLRTELIPMNKAHNIASIIEAVKRFPIDTRKRVMFEYLVIKNKNDDLLSAKKLVKLLSGIKAKVNLIYFNPYPGTEYERPNKADMIAFQEYLVNHGLLCTIRDSKGIDISAACGQLKEKTQNELK, encoded by the coding sequence ATGAAACCATCACTGCTTGATTTTACTCAAAAAGAGCTACTGTCTCAAATAAAACCGTCATTTAGAGTTAAGCAGATTTTCGGCTGGCTTTATCATAACTATGCACAAAGCTTTGATGAGATGAAAAATATACCAAAAGTACTCAAAGATGAACTCGCAGAAAAATTCATAGTAACCCCTCTTAAAATTATAAAAAAAGAGGAATCAAGCGACGGCACCATCAAGTATCTTTTTGAACTTCAAGACGGCAAAACCGTAGAAGCAGTTTGGCTTAAAATGAAAGAAGAAATTACGGACGAAGAGGGAAATATAACTCAAGAGTCAAAATACACTATTTGCGTATCTACTCAAGTAGGATGCAAAGTAGGGTGTGCATTTTGCTTAACGGCTAAAGGCGGATTTACAAGAGATTTAACCGCAGGCGAGATAGTCGCGCAGGTCGTAAACCTAAAGAGGGACAATAACCACAAACATAACAGAATGATAAACATAGTCTATATGGGGATGGGCGAGCCTTTGGACAATCTTGATAATCTGGCAAAAGCTATAGAAATATTTAAAGATGAAGAGGGGTTATGTATATCTGGCAAAAGACAAACAGTTTCAACTAGCGGACTAAGCAACAAAATAGACAAACTCGGAGAGTTGGATTTGGGCGTTCACATAGCTATATCTCTTCATGCCGTTGATGACAAGCTAAGAACTGAACTTATACCTATGAACAAAGCTCACAACATTGCATCTATTATTGAGGCAGTTAAACGCTTTCCGATAGATACCAGAAAAAGAGTTATGTTTGAGTATCTTGTAATCAAAAATAAAAATGATGATTTGCTTTCTGCTAAAAAGCTTGTTAAACTGCTCTCAGGCATCAAAGCAAAAGTAAATCTAATCTACTTTAACCCATATCCGGGAACAGAGTATGAACGACCAAATAAAGCCGATATGATAGCTTTTCAAGAGTATCTGGTAAATCATGGGCTTTTATGTACTATTCGTGACTCTAAAGGCATAGATATCAGCGCAGCTTGCGGTCAGCTAAAAGAGAAAACTCAAAACGAGTTAAAATGA
- a CDS encoding RluA family pseudouridine synthase, translating into MPFVIKKMFASQRESAFLFFKRELGYSQRDIQRYIAVGRVLINGVPITKPSDYLEGEFEFIYFEPISKGLAPHTVDEKFVVFDKPSGMLIHPQNRHTEYSLIDELKAQFGMDANIAHRIDQETSGLVLCAKDKKSEVDIKMMFQERDMKKKYLAMVHGELKDELRIDAPLLRYDDEKSALVRMVVKVDPSGKESLTFVKPLKYFPHLNTTLVECSPHTGRQHQIRVHMFHMKHPIVGDPVYGQSEENIVKYLDRELDRDIRVKLSGARRLLLHANELEFELYGKKYNVKSSVNFEKVCLENMDINE; encoded by the coding sequence TTGCCATTTGTAATTAAAAAAATGTTTGCTTCCCAAAGAGAAAGTGCCTTTCTTTTTTTCAAGCGAGAATTGGGATACTCTCAAAGGGATATTCAAAGATATATAGCAGTCGGAAGAGTTCTCATAAACGGCGTTCCTATTACAAAACCCTCGGACTATTTAGAGGGTGAATTTGAGTTTATATATTTTGAACCGATTTCAAAAGGGTTGGCACCGCATACGGTAGATGAAAAGTTTGTAGTTTTTGACAAACCGAGCGGTATGCTTATCCATCCTCAAAACAGACATACGGAGTACTCTCTTATAGATGAACTAAAAGCTCAATTTGGAATGGATGCAAATATTGCCCATAGAATAGATCAGGAGACAAGCGGACTTGTTTTGTGTGCAAAAGATAAAAAGAGCGAAGTCGATATAAAGATGATGTTTCAAGAGAGAGATATGAAAAAGAAGTATCTTGCAATGGTTCACGGAGAGTTAAAAGATGAACTTCGCATTGATGCTCCTCTTTTAAGATACGACGATGAAAAGAGCGCTCTTGTAAGAATGGTTGTAAAAGTCGATCCAAGCGGCAAAGAGTCTTTAACATTTGTAAAGCCGCTAAAATATTTTCCTCATCTAAACACGACGCTGGTAGAGTGTTCTCCGCACACCGGAAGACAACATCAGATAAGAGTTCATATGTTTCACATGAAACATCCGATAGTCGGTGATCCGGTTTACGGACAGAGCGAAGAGAATATCGTTAAATATTTAGATAGAGAGTTGGATAGAGATATAAGGGTAAAGCTAAGCGGAGCAAGAAGATTGTTGTTGCATGCAAATGAGTTAGAGTTTGAACTATACGGTAAAAAATACAATGTGAAAAGCAGTGTGAATTTTGAAAAAGTTTGTCTTGAAAATATGGATATAAATGAATAA
- the purB gene encoding adenylosuccinate lyase → MIERYAREEMSSKWTMQAKYQAWLDVEKAVVKAWNKLGLIPDDDAKNIIENAGFDIKRIDEIEAVTRHDLIAFTTSVSETLGEESRWFHYGMTSSDTVDTAVALQMKSSLELIIEDVKMVMESIKKRAYEHKMTLMVGRSHGIHGEPITFGLVLAVWYDEMARHLENLEQTLEVISVGQVSGAMGNFAHAPLELEEYTCEELGLKPAPASNQVIQRDRYARLATSLALLASSIEKFAVQVRHWQRTEVYECEEYFAKGQKGSSAMPHKRNPILTENITGLARMIRAYAIPAMENVALWHERDISHSSTERFWLPDSFITSDFMLHRMNSVIANLTVYPQNMMKNLNLTGGLVFSQRVLLELPLKGVSREDAYRIVQRNAMKVWEEIQQGKPTTNEKGESLYLNHLLADDELRASLSEEQIRECFNYDYYTKNVDKIFARVFTKK, encoded by the coding sequence ATGATAGAGAGATATGCAAGAGAAGAGATGAGTTCAAAATGGACGATGCAGGCAAAATATCAAGCTTGGCTAGATGTAGAAAAAGCGGTTGTAAAAGCTTGGAACAAACTGGGACTTATTCCCGATGATGATGCAAAAAATATAATTGAGAATGCCGGATTTGACATAAAAAGAATAGACGAGATAGAAGCTGTTACTCGCCATGACCTTATAGCGTTTACTACAAGCGTATCTGAAACGCTAGGAGAAGAGAGCAGATGGTTTCACTACGGGATGACGAGTTCGGACACTGTAGACACAGCCGTAGCGCTTCAAATGAAAAGCTCATTGGAGTTAATCATAGAAGATGTAAAAATGGTTATGGAGTCAATCAAAAAAAGAGCTTATGAGCACAAAATGACTTTGATGGTGGGAAGAAGCCACGGTATTCACGGCGAGCCTATAACATTCGGACTCGTGTTAGCCGTTTGGTATGATGAGATGGCTAGACATTTGGAGAACTTAGAGCAAACACTTGAGGTTATTAGCGTAGGACAAGTGAGCGGTGCAATGGGTAACTTTGCTCACGCTCCTCTTGAGCTAGAAGAGTATACATGCGAAGAGTTAGGCTTGAAACCTGCACCTGCGTCTAACCAAGTAATCCAGCGAGACAGGTATGCAAGATTGGCGACTAGCTTGGCACTCTTAGCCAGTTCTATTGAAAAATTTGCAGTTCAAGTCCGTCACTGGCAGAGAACCGAAGTTTATGAGTGTGAGGAGTATTTTGCAAAAGGGCAGAAAGGCTCATCGGCAATGCCGCACAAACGCAACCCGATACTAACGGAAAACATAACAGGTTTGGCAAGAATGATAAGAGCTTACGCGATACCTGCTATGGAAAATGTAGCACTTTGGCACGAGAGAGATATAAGCCACTCTTCAACTGAGAGATTTTGGCTTCCTGACTCATTTATAACAAGCGATTTTATGTTACACCGTATGAACAGCGTTATAGCCAACCTGACTGTTTATCCGCAAAATATGATGAAAAATCTAAACCTGACGGGCGGATTGGTATTTTCTCAAAGAGTTCTTTTAGAACTTCCGCTAAAGGGTGTGAGCCGTGAAGATGCTTACCGTATAGTTCAAAGAAATGCGATGAAAGTTTGGGAAGAGATACAGCAAGGAAAACCTACGACAAACGAAAAAGGCGAAAGTCTATACCTAAACCATCTCTTGGCGGATGATGAGTTAAGAGCGAGTTTAAGCGAAGAGCAGATAAGAGAGTGTTTCAACTACGACTATTACACTAAAAATGTAGATAAAATTTTTGCTAGAGTGTTTACGAAAAAATGA